A window of Gossypium hirsutum isolate 1008001.06 chromosome D13, Gossypium_hirsutum_v2.1, whole genome shotgun sequence genomic DNA:
TCACAATGGCATCATATGGAAATGGTAGTTTACAGTTTACTCGAAACTTAAACCACTGAATTTGTTGTTTTATTGCAATGCATTTTAGATAATATTAACTTGTTTTTTCCGTCATATTTTGCAGTTATTAATGTCCCAAGCTACGATTCAGTTAGCCGCAAATTCAAGTGAAAAATGAAATTGCTTTCCTGTGTCAAACTTGACATGTATCCGACCTTGTTTTACAGTGTTATGCATCCGAATACCTTCGACTTCTTTTGCAACAAGGTGCACccatttttaacaataaaattgtTTCCTCAGCAAACAATCGATTAGTGAAATAGCTTCTGCAGACAATGGGATACTTGTATGTTTTCTGCTGAATTCCATGATTTTGGTCATGGTTGGGGAAAAGTGTCtccaaactttttatttttttcacttctGTTTTAAAAATTACCCAAAGCAAATTcaagaattatttttttactcCGAGCATACATTTCGACTTGAAATTTTTTGGTGTATATGTTAAGAACATTGCCCTTTATGGCACAATTTTCAGGTTTTATTTTGCACAATTTATTTTGGAATTAGATTTAGCCACTGCATTGACATGCCAAAGATGATTTTTGTGCCCTCAAGTTATtatggtttgaatttttttaatattttttttatatttcagttCATGTTCCGGGGGGGGGTTATAGCTGTTCTTTTGGAAACCTTCCTTTAGGAGTGCAATTTTGATACCACAAggttccaatatatatatatattttaatttttttaagtattcgTGTGTgatgttttggttttttttcattttcggagaattttttaaataaatgaaaaatagtcCTCCACTCAAACAAAGCAATGACAGCAAAGGAATGTTTTGATACAGTGAAAACTTATAGTAAAAAGAACAAGCATAGATGGTTTATCAAAAAGACTTACACAccaaatttctttcatagaacTGGGTAGACAAATCTTACATTTCATAAGATGATCTTTATCAGATCTTGCTCAAACTTAAAAAACCAGATGAATTGAGCAAACATAACATAGTTCAAAAGCTAGCTAGCTTTCAGCATCGATTCATTTCAAAGTTTAAATAACATGGACTTCCTCAGAAGGTCAAGGCATCCACTATCTGGTTAGCCCTTACGTTACTAAACCAGATTATTGGCCCATTAAGCAAGTGCATTTGAACCCTGGACATGAGCTATTAATGAATGACAGGCACCAATACCAGTTAATTCATGTATGATGAGATCATGgagatggtgatgatgatgatgatgatggggtTACATTAGGGTTCAAGTTCTCAAACAATGCTCCACAAACTAGAGGCTGAGGAGAAGGGATTCTCAAGCAACTCAGCCCACTTCCAGGGATAACATTGCACTGAGGTTGGGGTCTCTGCATATCTCTCCCGGGTAAACAATTCAATGAGAAATCAAACCCCACATCCCTATAAAAAGACTTGGAACATTCTTGGCCAAACCCAGAGAAGAAATTATATGCAACAGTCAAGTTCATAAGGCTCCTTAATGAACAAACAATGTCAGGCAACACACCAGATAACTCATTGTGTGCTAAATTAAGGACCTCAATATCACTCATACAAGACATAGTATCAGGCAAATGACCCATCAATGAATTATGGCTCACATCAAAGACTTGCATCTCTGAAAACAACCCAACACTTTGTGGGATACAACCTGTTAATTGGTTGTTCAAAAATAAAACCTCTTTCAATTTAGAACGCATGAAACCAAAACTAGCTGGTATGTTCCCAATGAATTTGTTGTTAGCTAAGTTTATAACAGAAGCTGGTGAATTCCCAATGTTTGAAGGGAGTTCACCTTCAAATTGATTGTTATTGAGGAAGATAGCATCAAGTCTTTTGTAGAATAAATCTTCAGGGATGGTACCCGAGAAATTATTGAACCTAAGGTCCAAATAAACAAGATTTGGTATGTATAAAGTAACCATAGGAAAAGAACCAGAGAAATAATTGCCA
This region includes:
- the LOC107932056 gene encoding leucine-rich repeat extensin-like protein 4 → MGLCFWFFLVFILWQMMNVPTQAAITVGGGVGINIGNGGGGDGGGVRFGGGININNNPTPSGPSVSKLNNAYTALQAWKSAITDDPLGVLKTWNGSDVCSYKGVFCSVDSSNEPFVVAIDLNHGNLQGTLVKELSFLTDITIFHLNSNRFSGTVPDTFNDLSSLQELDLSGNYFSGSFPMVTLYIPNLVYLDLRFNNFSGTIPEDLFYKRLDAIFLNNNQFEGELPSNIGNSPASVINLANNKFIGNIPASFGFMRSKLKEVLFLNNQLTGCIPQSVGLFSEMQVFDVSHNSLMGHLPDTMSCMSDIEVLNLAHNELSGVLPDIVCSLRSLMNLTVAYNFFSGFGQECSKSFYRDVGFDFSLNCLPGRDMQRPQPQCNVIPGSGLSCLRIPSPQPLVCGALFENLNPNVTPSSSSSSPSP